A section of the Carassius carassius chromosome 17, fCarCar2.1, whole genome shotgun sequence genome encodes:
- the quo gene encoding quattro isoform X4: MNPSSLDWSIQSALSSLFPPFEATAPTVLSQLFRTIEERYHGDALQCLLNFLIPAKHILESVQQAACAAYSDVLFQCEGWPLCLRDRVVIQLAPINPLLLRPGDFYLQVEPFGEQSARIVVKSLLVQEDLLGQENLVLQAGSRLLEGTAIEGTPIPETSYPCIFTESWLREINEGRHGNPLCQCVLSSDQGVVKVPWTEVANPEFLDRPKSNIWPETMPCSTPTLRVKDLESEISNESQVPIGLLPLEMETRILPTNDGMVVSVQLVDGGNRLVKVDQGHPISSFAGKPVGWVSPNTWDSRNNRELEGEYVDLLEFNKEKDTLVLNNIAMPTKPLGFKLVRTTQPAPKSIVNLCGEDCNPCMQNKPHESMQNDPESKCRYRQSYMAALRNPVNFERASMLPSLDETRTDVEEVEPSCGGYGVGLRLKPSSCTFGQTPNQADRNPMQSFDNSVQQKQTPKKSSQSIPHDCSSRENAESSDQHMTQQILSMVQARQQHKSLLTGQKDLHQTVLGTKALPDKRQHSFRQDSFQMRISGQKHTKTQHLPKMGLRAFPDHSGHRQDANLSLQGFNPIQLTQASKQTPPLFQPQFSHILFQNENRPLDYKVFCDDKHSGRGPDSPVQVIKGKSRSKARSSSSVSETTKERLQSHKPTNRSRSDVYPEIIPMLPSIKGIKHTANLVSPKLNRQQEARKEVYSSVKAGTPSVNGVELQKSDTDQLFTGQPENGVQTLFSQDPTIKSLLQLGIICLPGSRDRAGRAVVEVYGGRKGWPSTQLSPHEFCRLLLYLHSIPRMEVRELGLTVVIDSRKCPLPSVFYKSLLMVQEQALHAVHTILMLVDKETNPRLEKHPGLQIDVVMSLKALHKTVDGQQMTSDLGGSFPYSHEHWLQFYQKLSLFQLDLQAASSLLQTAIRRLDVKKTDTAKDVQSCIQQQRSSMKMVLEDTRLVALQREGGSILARIRKEESRFAQSEDFRDSLESVTCLYNQVEEAVHTLVMKSNQSLQHLEHVLLLREAEDSLSTIQKWCDAEEQSWQKDKDDTEKTLLKIEQRLEDVQSVLIQAKEKKEKAMLLIKEVERKTKGTVYPEDEAFACNVTTFKTNMTGFLLKAEERKSELETSVDLYRFCEEASSLVKECMEYLEHSQSTNSPECVCLSTLKAFEERFKDFSPQHFQDKSSALLERHPDGIWMWNAVWAQCRDIRQRLTEILQAYRNQTPLGSPQKDSAAHLKGPTLSAITTSLGENEGDPQINPTGSRTETQNSLVKETVTHFHLHCEPVTRETSPSSNSDPIMTQSTHKELYLHQSFKPKEEGGRQHFHQSRSKVSTSHKEPTMQLKKRLRIYSHSDSDLRKSGRVTEVNHSPHYTALVRSRSEGSCLPIINYHVSVRKTAVKHKDQICAASGQESDSSRASWDGQSSKLSQQDSICSSASGLSQSDFSEKKSDEQSLISPDLPVFRPDLMLDHSSSVLVAEEHMDPVRRQQCFCCSPDSKLQRIMEELLQTEREYVRALGYVVENYMPELERPDVPQDLRGQRGSIFGNLEKLRDFHQHHFLQELELCLKEPFSVGRCFLKHKENFGLYALYSKNKPRSERLLIDRGREFFKQKQQLLGDKMDLSSYLLKPVQRISKYGLLLQDMLCECETGAHAGHERLEIQTALNIIQLQLRHGNDLLAMDDIQDCDVSQR; encoded by the exons ATG AACCCTTCCTCTCTGGACTGGTCCATTCAGAGCGCCCTGTCGTCTCTTTTCCCTCCGTTTGAGGCTACCGCTCCTACTGTTCTCAGCCAACTCTTTCGCACCATTGAGGAACGTTACCATGGAGATGCACTGCAGTGCCTGCTGAACTTCCTTATCCCAGCCAAACATATCCTAGAGAGTGTGCAACAAGCAGCCTGT GCTGCATACTCCGATGTGCTGTTCCAGTGTGAGGGTTGGCCATTGTGCCTGAGAGATCGTGTGGTGATCCAACTCGCCCCCATCAACCCTTTACTTCTCCGACCTGGAGATTTCTACTTGCAGGTGGAACCTTTTGGTGAACAGTCAGCCCGAATCGTCGTCAAAAGTCTTCTTGTGCAGGAAGACCTACTGGGGCAAGAGAATCTGGTGCTGCAAGCCGGTTCCAGGTTGCTGGAGGGTACTGCAATTGAGGGGACTCCCATTCCTGAGACATCTTATCCATGCATATTCACAGAGTCTTGGCTAAGGGAAATAAATGAGGGACGTCATGGAAATCCTTTGTGTCAGTGTGTGCTATCGTCTGATCAGGGGGTTGTGAAAGTACCCTGGACTGAAGTTGCCAACCCAGAATTCCTTGACAGGCCCAAATCTAACATCTGGCCTGAAACAATGCCATGCTCAACACCAACTCTCCGTGTGAAAGATCTTGAATCTGAGATTTCGAACGAGTCACAGGTACCTATAGGCCTTTTACCACTTGAGATGGAAACTAGGATCCTTCCAACTAATGATGGGATGGTGGTTTCCGTTCAACTAGTGGACGGTGGCAACAGATTGGTGAAGGTTGACCAAGGACATCCAATAAGCAGTTTTGCTGGAAAACCTGTAGGCTGGGTATCTCCTAATACCTGGGACAGCAGAAACAACCGAGAGCTGGAAGGAGAATATGTGGATCTTTTAGAGTTCAACAAGGAGAAAGATACTTTGGTCCTCAACAATATAGCAATGCCCACAAAACCACTGGGTTTCAAGTTAGTCAGGACAACTCAACCTGCCCCAAAAAGTATTGTTAACCTGTGTGGAGAGGACTGCAATCCCTGTATGCAAAACAAACCACATGAGAGCATGCAAAACGATCCAGAATCCAAATGCAGGTATCGGCAGTCTTATATGGCAGCTCTCCGAAACCCTGTGAATTTTGAGAGAGCAAGTATGCTGCCTTCCTTAGATGAAACAAGGACAGATGTAGAGGAGGTTGAGCCAAGCTGTGGGGGATACGGAGTTGGCCTTAGACTTAAACCTTCGAGTTGTACATTTGGCCAGACACCAAACCAAGCAGACAGAAACCCTATGcaatcctttgataactcagtcCAACAAAAGCAAACCCCAAAGAAATCAAGTCAGAGCATACCTCATGACTGTAGTTCAAGAGAGAATGCGGAGTCTTCTGACCAACATATGACCCAACAGATCCTTAGCATGGTCCAAGCAAGACAACAACACAAGTCATTACTCACAGGGCAAAAGGATCTCCATCAGACTGTACTAGGAACTAAGGCACTACCCGACAAAAGGCAACACTCTTTTAGACAAGATTCGTTTCAAATGAGGATTAGCGGCCAGAAACACACTAAAACCCAACACTTACCCAAAATGGGACTTAGGGCTTTCCCCGACCACAGTGGTCACAGACAAGATGCTAATCTATCTTTGCAGGGTTTCAATCCAATTCAGCTAACACAGGCCTCCAAACAAACACCTCCTCTATTTCAACCCCAGTTCAGTCATATCCTGTTCCAAAATGAGAACAGACCTTTGGATTACAAAGTCTTCTGTGATGACAAACACAGTGGAAGAGGCCCAGATTCACCTGTACAGGTGATCAAAGGTAAAAGCAGGTCTAAAGCCCGATCATCCTCTTCAGTCTCCGAAACAACTAAAGAGCGTCTTCAATCGCACAAGCCAACCAACAGAAGCCGCAGTGATGTCTATCCAGAGATCATTCCCATGTTGCCTTCTATCAAGGGAATAAAACACACAGCTAATTTGGTGTCCCCAAAATTAAACAGACAGCAAGAAGCAAGAAAGG AAGTCTACTCATCTGTAAAGGCTGGAACTCCATCTGTTAATGGAGTAGAGCTCCAGAAATCAGACACTGATCAGCTCTTCACTGGCCAGCCTGAGAATGGAGTTCAGACTTTATTTTCCCAGGACCCCACAATCAAGAGCCTTCTCCAGCTAGGCATCATCTGTCTACCGG GAAGTCGTGACAGAGCTGGCCGGGCTGTGGTTGAGGTCTACGGGGGCAGAAAAGGCTGGCCGTCCACTCAACTTTCTCCTCATGAGTTCTGCAGACTTTTGCTCTATCTGCACTCCATTCCCAG GATGGAGGTCAGAGAGCTGGGGCTGACTGTAGTGATTGACAGCAGGAAGTGCCCTCTGCCCTCTGTGTTCTACAAATCCCTGCTCATGGTTCAG GAGCAGGCCCTTCATGCAGTGCACACTATCTTGATGCTTGTTGATAAAGAAACAAATCCTCGACTGGAAAAACATCCTGGTCTACAG ATAGATGTTGTGATGTCACTAAAAGCTCTCCATAAGACAGTGGATGGACAGCAGATGACCTCTGACCTTGGTGGATCCTTCCCTTACAGTCATGAACACTGGCTACAATTTTACCAG AAACTTTCTCTCTTTCAACTCGACCTACAAGCAGCATCTTCATTACTGCAGACAGCAATCAGGAGACTTGATGTTAAAAAAACGGACACTGCAAAA GATGTCCAGTCCTGCATCCAGCAGCAGAGGAGCTCCATGAAGATGGTGCTTGAAGACACACGATTGGTCGCCCTCCAGAGAGAAGGCGGGTCTATTCTGGCCAGGATCAGGAAGGAAGAGTCTCGATTTGCTCAGTCTGAAGACTTCAG GGACTCTCTGGAGTCTGTGACGTGTCTGTATAACCAGGTGGAAGAGGCCGTTCACACGCTAGTGATGAAATCCAACCAGTCACTGCAACATCTCGAACATGTTCTTCTGCTGAGAGAAGCAGAAGACTCGCTCAGCACA ATCCAAAAATGGTGTGATGCAGAGGAGCAGTCATGGCAGAAAGACAAAGATGACACCGAGAAAACTCTGCTGAAGATAGAGCAGAGACTAGAAGACGTTCAGTCTGTTCTTATACAAGCGAAG gagaaaaaagaaaaagcgaTGTTGTTGATAAAAGAAGTGGAGAGGAAAACCAAAGGAACGGTCTATCCTGAAGATGAGGCTTTTGCTTGTAACGTCACCACTTTCAAAACCAACATGACCGGGTTTCTCTTGAAAGCTGAGGAGCGTAAATCTGAGCTGGAGACTTCTGTCGATCTCTATCGTTTCTGTGAAGAG GCCTCATCTCTTGTCAAAGAGTGCATGGAGTATCTAGAACACAGCCAGAGCACAAACTCTCCCGAGTGTGTCTGCTTGAGCACACTGAAGGCTTTTGAGGAGCGTTTCAAAGACTTCTCGCCCCAGCACTTTCAGGACAAGAGCTCAGCGCTGCTGGAGAGGCACCCGGATGGGATATGGATGTGGAATGCAGTCTGGGCTCAATGCCGAGACATCAGACAGCGGCTCACCGAGATACTGCAGGCATATAGAAATCAAACGCCTCTGGGATCGCCACAAAAGGACAGCGCGGCGCACTTGAAAGGACCAACCCTGAGTGCAATCACAACAAGCCTTGGAGAAAATGAAGGCGACCCCCAAATAAACCCTACTGGCAGTCGTACAGAGACTCAAAATAGTCTTGTTAAAGAGACAGTGACGCATTTCCACCTTCACTGTGAGCCTGTGACGAGAGAAACATCACCGTCTTCAAACTCTGACCCAATAATGACCCAAAGCACGCACAAAGAACTGTATCTTCACCAGTCATTCAAACCGAAAGAGGAAGGAGGACGCCAACATTTCCACCAAAGCAGAAGCAAAGTTTCCACATCACACAAGGAACCGACGATGCAATTAAAGAAGCGCCTTCGCATATACTCTCACAGCGACAGTGATCTGAGAAAGTCAGGCCGGGTCACCGAGGTCAACCACTCGCCACATTATACAGCCCTGGTCCGCTCTCGAAGCGAAGGCTCTTGTCTGCCAATCATCAACTATCATGTTTCTGTTCGTAAGACTGCAGTCAAGCACAAAGACCAGATATGTGCAGCTTCCGGTCAAGAGAGTGACTCAAGCAGAGCATCATGGGATGGACAGAGCTCTAAACTGTCTCAGCAGGACAGCATCTGTTCTAGCGCTTCTGGACTGAGCCAAAGCGACTTCAGTGAGAAGAAATCTGACGAGCAGAGCTTGATTTCACCAGATCTTCCAGTCTTCAGGCCTGACCTCATGCTGGATCACAGCAGCTCTGTACT TGTTGCAGAAGAGCACATGGATCCTGTCAGAAGGCAGCAATGTTTCTGTTGCTCTCCTGACAGTAAGCTCCAGCGCATCATGGAGGAGCTGCTCCAGACGGAGAGAGAGTATGTGAGAGCGCTGGGGTACGTGGTGGAGAACTACATGCCGGAGCTGGAGCGTCCCGACGTGCCTCAGGACCTGCGCGGACAGAGAGGAAGCATCTTTGGGAACCTGGAGAAGCTGCGAGACTTTCACCAGCATCACTTCCTTCAGGAGCTGGAGCTGTGTCTGAAGGAGCCCTTCTCCGTCGGTCGCTGCTTCCTGAAACAC AAAGAAAACTTTGGTCTGTACGCATTATACAGCAAGAACAAGCCTCGCTCTGAAAGACTGCTCATCGATCGCGGGAGAGAGTTCTTTAAG CAGAAGCAGCAGCTGCTGGGTGATAAGATGGATCTGTCCTCGTATCTGCTGAAGCCCGTGCAGCGCATCAGTAAATACGGTCTGCTGCTGCAGGACATGCTGTGTGAGTGTGAGACCGGAGCACACGCAGGACACGAGCGGCTCGAGATACAGACCGCGCTGAACATCATCCAGCTCCAGTTGCGACACGGAAACGACCTGCTCGCCATGGACGACATTCAGGACTGTGACGTGAGTCAGCGCTAA
- the quo gene encoding quattro isoform X3: protein MNPSSLDWSIQSALSSLFPPFEATAPTVLSQLFRTIEERYHGDALQCLLNFLIPAKHILESVQQAACAAYSDVLFQCEGWPLCLRDRVVIQLAPINPLLLRPGDFYLQVEPFGEQSARIVVKSLLVQEDLLGQENLVLQAGSRLLEGTAIEGTPIPETSYPCIFTESWLREINEGRHGNPLCQCVLSSDQGVVKVPWTEVANPEFLDRPKSNIWPETMPCSTPTLRVKDLESEISNESQVPIGLLPLEMETRILPTNDGMVVSVQLVDGGNRLVKVDQGHPISSFAGKPVGWVSPNTWDSRNNRELEGEYVDLLEFNKEKDTLVLNNIAMPTKPLGFKLVRTTQPAPKSIVNLCGEDCNPCMQNKPHESMQNDPESKCRYRQSYMAALRNPVNFERASMLPSLDETRTDVEEVEPSCGGYGVGLRLKPSSCTFGQTPNQADRNPMQSFDNSVQQKQTPKKSSQSIPHDCSSRENAESSDQHMTQQILSMVQARQQHKSLLTGQKDLHQTVLGTKALPDKRQHSFRQDSFQMRISGQKHTKTQHLPKMGLRAFPDHSGHRQDANLSLQGFNPIQLTQASKQTPPLFQPQFSHILFQNENRPLDYKVFCDDKHSGRGPDSPVQVIKGKSRSKARSSSSVSETTKERLQSHKPTNRSRSDVYPEIIPMLPSIKGIKHTANLVSPKLNRQQEARKEVYSSVKAGTPSVNGVELQKSDTDQLFTGQPENGVQTLFSQDPTIKSLLQLGIICLPGSRDRAGRAVVEVYGGRKGWPSTQLSPHEFCRLLLYLHSIPRMEVRELGLTVVIDSRKCPLPSVFYKSLLMVQEQALHAVHTILMLVDKETNPRLEKHPGLQIDVVMSLKALHKTVDGQQMTSDLGGSFPYSHEHWLQFYQKLSLFQLDLQAASSLLQTAIRRLDVKKTDTAKDVQSCIQQQRSSMKMVLEDTRLVALQREGGSILARIRKEESRFAQSEDFRDSLESVTCLYNQVEEAVHTLVMKSNQSLQHLEHVLLLREAEDSLSTIQKWCDAEEQSWQKDKDDTEKTLLKIEQRLEDVQSVLIQAKEKKEKAMLLIKEVERKTKGTVYPEDEAFACNVTTFKTNMTGFLLKAEERKSELETSVDLYRFCEEASSLVKECMEYLEHSQSTNSPECVCLSTLKAFEERFKDFSPQHFQDKSSALLERHPDGIWMWNAVWAQCRDIRQRLTEILQAYRNQTPLGSPQKDSAAHLKGPTLSAITTSLGENEGDPQINPTGSRTETQNSLVKETVTHFHLHCEPVTRETSPSSNSDPIMTQSTHKELYLHQSFKPKEEGGRQHFHQSRSKVSTSHKEPTMQLKKRLRIYSHSDSDLRKSGRVTEVNHSPHYTALVRSRSEGSCLPIINYHVSVRKTAVKHKDQICAASGQESDSSRASWDGQSSKLSQQDSICSSASGLSQSDFSEKKSDEQSLISPDLPVFRPDLMLDHSSSVLKLQRIMEELLQTEREYVRALGYVVENYMPELERPDVPQDLRGQRGSIFGNLEKLRDFHQHHFLQELELCLKEPFSVGRCFLKHKENFGLYALYSKNKPRSERLLIDRGREFFKQKQQLLGDKMDLSSYLLKPVQRISKYGLLLQDMLCECETGAHAGHERLEIQTALNIIQLQLRHGNDLLAMDDIQDCDVNLKEQGQLIRQDEFLLTFRKKKCYRHIFLFQDLILFSKTRRTDVGNDTYIYKQSFKTADIGMTHNSGESGLCFEIWFRRRKSQDTYILQASSREVKENWTRDLERILWEQAVLNREIRMQERVFMGIGHKPFMDIQPSEMAINDRAINCSPTGRGGIPVLRLNSLGSASCTSSSGSQSSSSSGWGSTSPVGHVSGGDVVRYVHGTSGILEEDDLDQESGNQSTLVESSVSSGESVSCFSSSGHSCSSVIGGDCDHAQSEAPVVGVKKACAHNHECSLKPTNPAGQPTDHSCTTVQGTSVIGKSTEV, encoded by the exons ATG AACCCTTCCTCTCTGGACTGGTCCATTCAGAGCGCCCTGTCGTCTCTTTTCCCTCCGTTTGAGGCTACCGCTCCTACTGTTCTCAGCCAACTCTTTCGCACCATTGAGGAACGTTACCATGGAGATGCACTGCAGTGCCTGCTGAACTTCCTTATCCCAGCCAAACATATCCTAGAGAGTGTGCAACAAGCAGCCTGT GCTGCATACTCCGATGTGCTGTTCCAGTGTGAGGGTTGGCCATTGTGCCTGAGAGATCGTGTGGTGATCCAACTCGCCCCCATCAACCCTTTACTTCTCCGACCTGGAGATTTCTACTTGCAGGTGGAACCTTTTGGTGAACAGTCAGCCCGAATCGTCGTCAAAAGTCTTCTTGTGCAGGAAGACCTACTGGGGCAAGAGAATCTGGTGCTGCAAGCCGGTTCCAGGTTGCTGGAGGGTACTGCAATTGAGGGGACTCCCATTCCTGAGACATCTTATCCATGCATATTCACAGAGTCTTGGCTAAGGGAAATAAATGAGGGACGTCATGGAAATCCTTTGTGTCAGTGTGTGCTATCGTCTGATCAGGGGGTTGTGAAAGTACCCTGGACTGAAGTTGCCAACCCAGAATTCCTTGACAGGCCCAAATCTAACATCTGGCCTGAAACAATGCCATGCTCAACACCAACTCTCCGTGTGAAAGATCTTGAATCTGAGATTTCGAACGAGTCACAGGTACCTATAGGCCTTTTACCACTTGAGATGGAAACTAGGATCCTTCCAACTAATGATGGGATGGTGGTTTCCGTTCAACTAGTGGACGGTGGCAACAGATTGGTGAAGGTTGACCAAGGACATCCAATAAGCAGTTTTGCTGGAAAACCTGTAGGCTGGGTATCTCCTAATACCTGGGACAGCAGAAACAACCGAGAGCTGGAAGGAGAATATGTGGATCTTTTAGAGTTCAACAAGGAGAAAGATACTTTGGTCCTCAACAATATAGCAATGCCCACAAAACCACTGGGTTTCAAGTTAGTCAGGACAACTCAACCTGCCCCAAAAAGTATTGTTAACCTGTGTGGAGAGGACTGCAATCCCTGTATGCAAAACAAACCACATGAGAGCATGCAAAACGATCCAGAATCCAAATGCAGGTATCGGCAGTCTTATATGGCAGCTCTCCGAAACCCTGTGAATTTTGAGAGAGCAAGTATGCTGCCTTCCTTAGATGAAACAAGGACAGATGTAGAGGAGGTTGAGCCAAGCTGTGGGGGATACGGAGTTGGCCTTAGACTTAAACCTTCGAGTTGTACATTTGGCCAGACACCAAACCAAGCAGACAGAAACCCTATGcaatcctttgataactcagtcCAACAAAAGCAAACCCCAAAGAAATCAAGTCAGAGCATACCTCATGACTGTAGTTCAAGAGAGAATGCGGAGTCTTCTGACCAACATATGACCCAACAGATCCTTAGCATGGTCCAAGCAAGACAACAACACAAGTCATTACTCACAGGGCAAAAGGATCTCCATCAGACTGTACTAGGAACTAAGGCACTACCCGACAAAAGGCAACACTCTTTTAGACAAGATTCGTTTCAAATGAGGATTAGCGGCCAGAAACACACTAAAACCCAACACTTACCCAAAATGGGACTTAGGGCTTTCCCCGACCACAGTGGTCACAGACAAGATGCTAATCTATCTTTGCAGGGTTTCAATCCAATTCAGCTAACACAGGCCTCCAAACAAACACCTCCTCTATTTCAACCCCAGTTCAGTCATATCCTGTTCCAAAATGAGAACAGACCTTTGGATTACAAAGTCTTCTGTGATGACAAACACAGTGGAAGAGGCCCAGATTCACCTGTACAGGTGATCAAAGGTAAAAGCAGGTCTAAAGCCCGATCATCCTCTTCAGTCTCCGAAACAACTAAAGAGCGTCTTCAATCGCACAAGCCAACCAACAGAAGCCGCAGTGATGTCTATCCAGAGATCATTCCCATGTTGCCTTCTATCAAGGGAATAAAACACACAGCTAATTTGGTGTCCCCAAAATTAAACAGACAGCAAGAAGCAAGAAAGG AAGTCTACTCATCTGTAAAGGCTGGAACTCCATCTGTTAATGGAGTAGAGCTCCAGAAATCAGACACTGATCAGCTCTTCACTGGCCAGCCTGAGAATGGAGTTCAGACTTTATTTTCCCAGGACCCCACAATCAAGAGCCTTCTCCAGCTAGGCATCATCTGTCTACCGG GAAGTCGTGACAGAGCTGGCCGGGCTGTGGTTGAGGTCTACGGGGGCAGAAAAGGCTGGCCGTCCACTCAACTTTCTCCTCATGAGTTCTGCAGACTTTTGCTCTATCTGCACTCCATTCCCAG GATGGAGGTCAGAGAGCTGGGGCTGACTGTAGTGATTGACAGCAGGAAGTGCCCTCTGCCCTCTGTGTTCTACAAATCCCTGCTCATGGTTCAG GAGCAGGCCCTTCATGCAGTGCACACTATCTTGATGCTTGTTGATAAAGAAACAAATCCTCGACTGGAAAAACATCCTGGTCTACAG ATAGATGTTGTGATGTCACTAAAAGCTCTCCATAAGACAGTGGATGGACAGCAGATGACCTCTGACCTTGGTGGATCCTTCCCTTACAGTCATGAACACTGGCTACAATTTTACCAG AAACTTTCTCTCTTTCAACTCGACCTACAAGCAGCATCTTCATTACTGCAGACAGCAATCAGGAGACTTGATGTTAAAAAAACGGACACTGCAAAA GATGTCCAGTCCTGCATCCAGCAGCAGAGGAGCTCCATGAAGATGGTGCTTGAAGACACACGATTGGTCGCCCTCCAGAGAGAAGGCGGGTCTATTCTGGCCAGGATCAGGAAGGAAGAGTCTCGATTTGCTCAGTCTGAAGACTTCAG GGACTCTCTGGAGTCTGTGACGTGTCTGTATAACCAGGTGGAAGAGGCCGTTCACACGCTAGTGATGAAATCCAACCAGTCACTGCAACATCTCGAACATGTTCTTCTGCTGAGAGAAGCAGAAGACTCGCTCAGCACA ATCCAAAAATGGTGTGATGCAGAGGAGCAGTCATGGCAGAAAGACAAAGATGACACCGAGAAAACTCTGCTGAAGATAGAGCAGAGACTAGAAGACGTTCAGTCTGTTCTTATACAAGCGAAG gagaaaaaagaaaaagcgaTGTTGTTGATAAAAGAAGTGGAGAGGAAAACCAAAGGAACGGTCTATCCTGAAGATGAGGCTTTTGCTTGTAACGTCACCACTTTCAAAACCAACATGACCGGGTTTCTCTTGAAAGCTGAGGAGCGTAAATCTGAGCTGGAGACTTCTGTCGATCTCTATCGTTTCTGTGAAGAG GCCTCATCTCTTGTCAAAGAGTGCATGGAGTATCTAGAACACAGCCAGAGCACAAACTCTCCCGAGTGTGTCTGCTTGAGCACACTGAAGGCTTTTGAGGAGCGTTTCAAAGACTTCTCGCCCCAGCACTTTCAGGACAAGAGCTCAGCGCTGCTGGAGAGGCACCCGGATGGGATATGGATGTGGAATGCAGTCTGGGCTCAATGCCGAGACATCAGACAGCGGCTCACCGAGATACTGCAGGCATATAGAAATCAAACGCCTCTGGGATCGCCACAAAAGGACAGCGCGGCGCACTTGAAAGGACCAACCCTGAGTGCAATCACAACAAGCCTTGGAGAAAATGAAGGCGACCCCCAAATAAACCCTACTGGCAGTCGTACAGAGACTCAAAATAGTCTTGTTAAAGAGACAGTGACGCATTTCCACCTTCACTGTGAGCCTGTGACGAGAGAAACATCACCGTCTTCAAACTCTGACCCAATAATGACCCAAAGCACGCACAAAGAACTGTATCTTCACCAGTCATTCAAACCGAAAGAGGAAGGAGGACGCCAACATTTCCACCAAAGCAGAAGCAAAGTTTCCACATCACACAAGGAACCGACGATGCAATTAAAGAAGCGCCTTCGCATATACTCTCACAGCGACAGTGATCTGAGAAAGTCAGGCCGGGTCACCGAGGTCAACCACTCGCCACATTATACAGCCCTGGTCCGCTCTCGAAGCGAAGGCTCTTGTCTGCCAATCATCAACTATCATGTTTCTGTTCGTAAGACTGCAGTCAAGCACAAAGACCAGATATGTGCAGCTTCCGGTCAAGAGAGTGACTCAAGCAGAGCATCATGGGATGGACAGAGCTCTAAACTGTCTCAGCAGGACAGCATCTGTTCTAGCGCTTCTGGACTGAGCCAAAGCGACTTCAGTGAGAAGAAATCTGACGAGCAGAGCTTGATTTCACCAGATCTTCCAGTCTTCAGGCCTGACCTCATGCTGGATCACAGCAGCTCTGTACT TAAGCTCCAGCGCATCATGGAGGAGCTGCTCCAGACGGAGAGAGAGTATGTGAGAGCGCTGGGGTACGTGGTGGAGAACTACATGCCGGAGCTGGAGCGTCCCGACGTGCCTCAGGACCTGCGCGGACAGAGAGGAAGCATCTTTGGGAACCTGGAGAAGCTGCGAGACTTTCACCAGCATCACTTCCTTCAGGAGCTGGAGCTGTGTCTGAAGGAGCCCTTCTCCGTCGGTCGCTGCTTCCTGAAACAC AAAGAAAACTTTGGTCTGTACGCATTATACAGCAAGAACAAGCCTCGCTCTGAAAGACTGCTCATCGATCGCGGGAGAGAGTTCTTTAAG CAGAAGCAGCAGCTGCTGGGTGATAAGATGGATCTGTCCTCGTATCTGCTGAAGCCCGTGCAGCGCATCAGTAAATACGGTCTGCTGCTGCAGGACATGCTGTGTGAGTGTGAGACCGGAGCACACGCAGGACACGAGCGGCTCGAGATACAGACCGCGCTGAACATCATCCAGCTCCAGTTGCGACACGGAAACGACCTGCTCGCCATGGACGACATTCAGGACTGTGAC GTGAATCTGAAGGAACAGGGCCAGCTGATTCGTCAGGAtgagttcctgttgaccttcagGAAGAAGAAATGCTACCGTCACATCTTTCTCTTCCAAGATCTCATACTCTTCAGTAAGACACGCAGAACAGACGTCGGGAATGACACGTACATCTACAAACAATCCTTCAAG ACAGCAGACATCGGTATGACCCATAACTCTGGTGAGAGTGGGCTGTGTTTTGAGATCTGGTTTCGAAGGAGGAAGTCTCAGGACACGTACATCCTTCAGGCATCGAGTCGAGAGGTGAAGGAGAACTGGACCAGAGACCTGGAGAGGATCCTGTGGGAACAAGCCGTCCTCAACAGAG